One window of the Melospiza melodia melodia isolate bMelMel2 chromosome 15, bMelMel2.pri, whole genome shotgun sequence genome contains the following:
- the MINAR1 gene encoding major intrinsically disordered Notch2-binding receptor 1 isoform X1, whose product MESNQESSLFLVKILEELDTKQNTVSYQDLCKSLCARFDLSQLAKLRSVLFYTACLDPNFPATLFKDKMRCTVNNQQSKKIMVAADIVTIFNLIQMNGGVAKEKLPVARHKVKKKESFESCRSDTEICNMADCVPDCVPNCELNDQDFNRGFPVRRSSKCRKMDCKDCQQFVPSSEPNFLLGVNKDMKGRAASLDRLQALASYSIATSPPCEMQSTYFPMNIENESISDQDSLPISAGLKETFITNDEPFMMQSCVQKRNIFKEDFHNLITISPNLIPSNKTPEDGHREPQNRKESSKQTFFNHSFEMPYSSQYLNPIYSPIPDKRRVKHESLDDLQASTYFGPTTVLGPQETKKWTGKPAKQTAWPAKSWSLNTEEVPDFERSFFNRKQSEEKPRYQSSSNPSPNFPSVERHQSYLNAKDQQPIMQANYAVKPNGHKPKEIPSILDVEKHEPVKKFKDKSINCTSVQILSIDRTMSVGTQTEQQVLEHKKCKDLCAAGQAKYGERHSLKQSDDDSEIVSDDISDIFRFLDDMSISGSTGVMQSSCYNSTGSLSQVHKSDCESSPEHNLTKISNGSACNKLDKVVRADVSNTDDELKTSVCKLVLRIGEIEKKLESLSGVREEISQVLGKLSKLDQKIQQPEKVSVQIDLNSLTSDAASDDSNSPQIFQCHNTPHGGKLENNPEWCCSDASGSNSESLRVKALKKSLFTRRSSRSLTEENSATESKIASISNSPRDWRAITYTNQVGITEEEVKERDGGENKDWHRKSKEADRQYEIPQPHRLSKQPKDAFLIEQVFSPHPYPASLKSHMKSNPLYTDMRLTELAEVKRAQPSWTIEEYTRNSGDKGKIAALDLQTQESLNPNNLEYWMEDIYTPGYDSLLKRKEAEFRRAKVCKIAALIAAAACTVILVIVVPICTMKS is encoded by the exons ATGGAGTCCAACCAGGAATCCTCACTCTTCCTGGTGAAGATATTGGAGGAGCTGGACACAAAGCAGAATACTGTTTCTTACCAGGATCTCTGCAAGTCCCTGTGTGCCAGGTTTGATTTATCCCAGTTGGCCAAGCTCAGAAGCGTGCTGTTTTACACTGCTTGCCTGGATCCTAATTTTCCAGCGACTTTGTTCAAAGACAAAATGAGATGCACTGTAAACAATCAGCAATCAAAGAAAATCATGGTTGCAGCAGATATAGTAACAATATTCAACCTCATCCAAATGAATGGGGGAGTGGCCAAGGAGAAGCTTCCAGTTGCAAGGCACAaagtgaagaagaaggagtccTTCGAGTCCTGCAGGTCTGACACGGAGATCTGCAATATGGCAGACTGTGTGCCTGACTGCGTGCCCAACTGTGAGCTCAACGACCAGGACTTCAACAGGGGCTTTCCTGTCAGAAGGTCCTcaaaatgcagaaagatggacTGCAAAGACTGCCAGCAGTTCGTCCCCTCATCAGAACCCAACTTCTTGCTTGGTGTTAATAAGGACATGAAGGGCCGGGCTGCCTCTCTGGACAGGCTGCAGGCGCTGGCGTCCTACTCCATTGCCACATCCCCACCATGTGAGATGCAGAGTACCTACTTCCCCATGAACATTGAAAATGAGTCTATTTCAGACCAGGATTCCTTGCCTATAAGTGCAGGATTAAAAGAAACTTTCATTACAAATGACGAGCCGTTCATGATGCAGTCGTGTGTCCAGAAAAGAAATATATTCAAAGAAGATTTTCATAATCTGATTACAATATCTCCCAACTTAATACCATCCAATAAAACACCAGAAGATGGACACAGAGAGCCTCAGAACAGGAAGGAAAGCTCTAAGCAGACTTTCTTCAACCACAGCTTTGAAATGCCATACAGCAGCCAGTACTTGAATCCAATTTATTCTCCTATACCGGACAAAAGGCGAGTGAAGCATGAAAGTTTAGATGATCTTCAAGCTTCAACATATTTTGGCCCAACTACTGTTCTTGGACCACAGGAAACCAAAAAGTGGACTGGAAAGCCAGCCAAGCAAACTGCCTGGCCAGCTAAAAGCTGGAGTTTAAATACTGAGGAGGTCCCTGACTTTGAACGCTCATTTTTTAATAGGAAGCAGTCTGAAGAGAAACCACGATACCAGAGTTCGAGCAACCCATCTCCAAACTTTCCTTCAGTTGAGAGGCATCAGTCCTACCTAAATGCAAAGGATCAGCAACCAATTATGCAGGCAAACTATGCTGTGAAACCCAACGGGCACAAACCTAAGGAAATTCCTTCCATTCTAGATGTGGAGAAACATGAGCCAGTCAAAAAGTTTAAGGATAAAAGCATTAACTGTACTTCTGTGCAGATCTTAAGCATTGACAGGACCATGAGTGTTGGGACACAAACAGAGCAGCAAGTTCTGGAGCACAAGAAATGCAAGGATTTGTGTGCAGCAGGCCAAGCTAAGTATGGTGAGAGGCATTCTCTGAAGCAGTCAGATGATGACTCTGAAATCGTGAGCGATGACATTAGTGACATTTTCAGGTTTTTGGATGACATGAGTATCAGCGGGTCCACGGGAGTGATGCAGTCCTCGTGCTACAACAGCACTGGTTCCTTGTCTCAGGTGCACAAATCAGACTGTGAGAGCTCACCTGAGCACAATTTGACTAAGATCTCCAATGGGAGTGCCTGTAACAAACTGGATAAAGTGGTCAGGGCAGATGTCAGTAACACAGATGATGAACTGAAAACGAGCGTCTGCAAATTAGTCTTGAGGATCGGTGAAATAGAGAAGAAACTGGAATCTCTCTCAGGTGTCCGAGAAGAAATCTCTCAAGTCCTGGGAAAATTAAGCAAGCTGGATCAAAAAATCCAGCAGCCAGAGAAGGTCAGTGTACAAATAGATCTCAACTCTTTGACGAGCGATGCCGCGTCAGATGACAGCAACTCCCCGCAGATATTCCAGTGCCACAATACTCCTCATGGAGGCAAACTGGAGAATAATCCAGAATGGTGCTGTTCAGATGCCAGTGGAAGTAATAGCGAGAGCCTTCGAGTAAAAGCCTTAAAAAAAAGTTTGTTTACTAGGAGATCATCAAGATCACTAACAGAAGAGAACAGTGCGACCGAATCCAAAATAGCAAGTATTTCAAACTCTCCCCGAGACTGGAGAGCTATTACTTACACCAACCAAGTTGGCATTACAGAGGAGGAGGTGAAAGAGAGAGATGGAGGAGAAAATAAGGACTGGCACAGGAAATCTAAAGAG GCAGACAGGCAGTATGAAATCCCACagccacatagactctctaaacAGCCAAAAGACGCTTTCTTGATTGAACAAGTCTTTAGTCCTCATCCCTACCCTGCATCACTCAAGTCACACATGAAAAGCAACCCTCTCTACACAGACATGAGGTTGACAGAGCTGGCTGaagtgaaacgtgcccagccatCGTGGACCATAGAGGAATACACGAGGAATTCGGGGGATAAAGGCAAGATTGCAGCCTTGGATCTACAA
- the MINAR1 gene encoding major intrinsically disordered Notch2-binding receptor 1 isoform X2: MESNQESSLFLVKILEELDTKQNTVSYQDLCKSLCARFDLSQLAKLRSVLFYTACLDPNFPATLFKDKMRCTVNNQQSKKIMVAADIVTIFNLIQMNGGVAKEKLPVARHKVKKKESFESCRSDTEICNMADCVPDCVPNCELNDQDFNRGFPVRRSSKCRKMDCKDCQQFVPSSEPNFLLGVNKDMKGRAASLDRLQALASYSIATSPPCEMQSTYFPMNIENESISDQDSLPISAGLKETFITNDEPFMMQSCVQKRNIFKEDFHNLITISPNLIPSNKTPEDGHREPQNRKESSKQTFFNHSFEMPYSSQYLNPIYSPIPDKRRVKHESLDDLQASTYFGPTTVLGPQETKKWTGKPAKQTAWPAKSWSLNTEEVPDFERSFFNRKQSEEKPRYQSSSNPSPNFPSVERHQSYLNAKDQQPIMQANYAVKPNGHKPKEIPSILDVEKHEPVKKFKDKSINCTSVQILSIDRTMSVGTQTEQQVLEHKKCKDLCAAGQAKYGERHSLKQSDDDSEIVSDDISDIFRFLDDMSISGSTGVMQSSCYNSTGSLSQVHKSDCESSPEHNLTKISNGSACNKLDKVVRADVSNTDDELKTSVCKLVLRIGEIEKKLESLSGVREEISQVLGKLSKLDQKIQQPEKVSVQIDLNSLTSDAASDDSNSPQIFQCHNTPHGGKLENNPEWCCSDASGSNSESLRVKALKKSLFTRRSSRSLTEENSATESKIASISNSPRDWRAITYTNQVGITEEEVKERDGGENKDWHRKSKESCFFSQILLNPIAGRQAV; encoded by the exons ATGGAGTCCAACCAGGAATCCTCACTCTTCCTGGTGAAGATATTGGAGGAGCTGGACACAAAGCAGAATACTGTTTCTTACCAGGATCTCTGCAAGTCCCTGTGTGCCAGGTTTGATTTATCCCAGTTGGCCAAGCTCAGAAGCGTGCTGTTTTACACTGCTTGCCTGGATCCTAATTTTCCAGCGACTTTGTTCAAAGACAAAATGAGATGCACTGTAAACAATCAGCAATCAAAGAAAATCATGGTTGCAGCAGATATAGTAACAATATTCAACCTCATCCAAATGAATGGGGGAGTGGCCAAGGAGAAGCTTCCAGTTGCAAGGCACAaagtgaagaagaaggagtccTTCGAGTCCTGCAGGTCTGACACGGAGATCTGCAATATGGCAGACTGTGTGCCTGACTGCGTGCCCAACTGTGAGCTCAACGACCAGGACTTCAACAGGGGCTTTCCTGTCAGAAGGTCCTcaaaatgcagaaagatggacTGCAAAGACTGCCAGCAGTTCGTCCCCTCATCAGAACCCAACTTCTTGCTTGGTGTTAATAAGGACATGAAGGGCCGGGCTGCCTCTCTGGACAGGCTGCAGGCGCTGGCGTCCTACTCCATTGCCACATCCCCACCATGTGAGATGCAGAGTACCTACTTCCCCATGAACATTGAAAATGAGTCTATTTCAGACCAGGATTCCTTGCCTATAAGTGCAGGATTAAAAGAAACTTTCATTACAAATGACGAGCCGTTCATGATGCAGTCGTGTGTCCAGAAAAGAAATATATTCAAAGAAGATTTTCATAATCTGATTACAATATCTCCCAACTTAATACCATCCAATAAAACACCAGAAGATGGACACAGAGAGCCTCAGAACAGGAAGGAAAGCTCTAAGCAGACTTTCTTCAACCACAGCTTTGAAATGCCATACAGCAGCCAGTACTTGAATCCAATTTATTCTCCTATACCGGACAAAAGGCGAGTGAAGCATGAAAGTTTAGATGATCTTCAAGCTTCAACATATTTTGGCCCAACTACTGTTCTTGGACCACAGGAAACCAAAAAGTGGACTGGAAAGCCAGCCAAGCAAACTGCCTGGCCAGCTAAAAGCTGGAGTTTAAATACTGAGGAGGTCCCTGACTTTGAACGCTCATTTTTTAATAGGAAGCAGTCTGAAGAGAAACCACGATACCAGAGTTCGAGCAACCCATCTCCAAACTTTCCTTCAGTTGAGAGGCATCAGTCCTACCTAAATGCAAAGGATCAGCAACCAATTATGCAGGCAAACTATGCTGTGAAACCCAACGGGCACAAACCTAAGGAAATTCCTTCCATTCTAGATGTGGAGAAACATGAGCCAGTCAAAAAGTTTAAGGATAAAAGCATTAACTGTACTTCTGTGCAGATCTTAAGCATTGACAGGACCATGAGTGTTGGGACACAAACAGAGCAGCAAGTTCTGGAGCACAAGAAATGCAAGGATTTGTGTGCAGCAGGCCAAGCTAAGTATGGTGAGAGGCATTCTCTGAAGCAGTCAGATGATGACTCTGAAATCGTGAGCGATGACATTAGTGACATTTTCAGGTTTTTGGATGACATGAGTATCAGCGGGTCCACGGGAGTGATGCAGTCCTCGTGCTACAACAGCACTGGTTCCTTGTCTCAGGTGCACAAATCAGACTGTGAGAGCTCACCTGAGCACAATTTGACTAAGATCTCCAATGGGAGTGCCTGTAACAAACTGGATAAAGTGGTCAGGGCAGATGTCAGTAACACAGATGATGAACTGAAAACGAGCGTCTGCAAATTAGTCTTGAGGATCGGTGAAATAGAGAAGAAACTGGAATCTCTCTCAGGTGTCCGAGAAGAAATCTCTCAAGTCCTGGGAAAATTAAGCAAGCTGGATCAAAAAATCCAGCAGCCAGAGAAGGTCAGTGTACAAATAGATCTCAACTCTTTGACGAGCGATGCCGCGTCAGATGACAGCAACTCCCCGCAGATATTCCAGTGCCACAATACTCCTCATGGAGGCAAACTGGAGAATAATCCAGAATGGTGCTGTTCAGATGCCAGTGGAAGTAATAGCGAGAGCCTTCGAGTAAAAGCCTTAAAAAAAAGTTTGTTTACTAGGAGATCATCAAGATCACTAACAGAAGAGAACAGTGCGACCGAATCCAAAATAGCAAGTATTTCAAACTCTCCCCGAGACTGGAGAGCTATTACTTACACCAACCAAGTTGGCATTACAGAGGAGGAGGTGAAAGAGAGAGATGGAGGAGAAAATAAGGACTGGCACAGGAAATCTAAAGAG TCTTGTTTTTTCTCTCAAATTCTTTTAAACCCTATTGCAGGCAGACAGGCAGTATGA